The following proteins come from a genomic window of Vicinamibacterales bacterium:
- a CDS encoding uracil-DNA glycosylase, producing the protein MKRAAYRQDTYWARPVPGFGDPMARILVLGLAPAAHGANRTGRVFTGDGTGGSGDFLMAALQRAGFANRATSQRADDGLVLEDVYIAAAVRCAPPANKPLPEEVDQCLDHLVNEVAALPNLEIVVALGRIAWEAWMKLLVRRGDALPRPRPAFAHGATWSNDGLTLVGMYHPSRQNTNTGTVTPSMYDTVLRKVRGRISAQ; encoded by the coding sequence GTGAAGCGGGCCGCCTACCGCCAGGACACCTATTGGGCCCGCCCGGTGCCCGGGTTTGGCGACCCCATGGCCCGCATCCTGGTGCTGGGCCTGGCGCCGGCGGCCCACGGCGCCAACCGCACAGGGCGGGTCTTCACCGGGGACGGCACCGGCGGATCCGGCGACTTCCTGATGGCGGCCCTGCAGCGCGCCGGCTTCGCCAACCGCGCCACGTCGCAACGCGCGGACGATGGGCTGGTGTTGGAGGATGTCTACATCGCGGCGGCCGTGCGGTGCGCGCCGCCGGCCAACAAGCCGTTACCGGAGGAAGTGGACCAGTGCCTCGATCACCTCGTGAACGAGGTCGCGGCGTTGCCCAATCTCGAGATCGTCGTGGCGCTCGGCAGGATCGCCTGGGAGGCTTGGATGAAGCTGCTGGTGCGACGCGGCGATGCTCTTCCCCGCCCGCGACCGGCCTTCGCGCACGGCGCGACCTGGAGCAATGACGGGTTGACGCTGGTGGGGATGTACCATCCGTCCAGGCAGAACACCAATACCGGAACCGTGACGCCGTCGATGTACGACACCGTCCTTCGCAAGGTCAGAGGTAGAATTTCCGCTCAATGA
- a CDS encoding DUF2157 domain-containing protein, which yields MTTLDRLNAWKAAGTITDAQHLTLTALVRKERVSVYVELSALLYIGVLSFVGGLIWTFRAYVADLGDAAILSFMSLLVAATFYYCFTRAEPYANTEAESPNLAMDYVLYLGCLVLSAEIGYIEYRFHIFDNWHHHLLIASVVFGGLAYRFDNRFVLSLALSSLAGWLGLRISGLTLVSADPLRATALLYAAFVAGIGTWLHRQQIKAHFLEVYLHLATNVVLAALASGIGEPAMGLAYLAGLLSLCGAAIVLGVRYRRFAFVLYGTLYGYGGISFKVLESIGGVTAHFLYLFVTGSLVLIALVVLARRFGRDE from the coding sequence GTGACCACCCTCGACCGGCTCAATGCGTGGAAGGCCGCGGGCACCATCACCGACGCGCAGCACCTCACGCTGACGGCCCTGGTCCGCAAGGAGCGCGTGTCGGTCTACGTCGAGCTGAGCGCGCTCCTGTACATCGGCGTACTGTCGTTCGTCGGCGGGCTGATCTGGACGTTTCGCGCCTACGTCGCCGACCTCGGCGATGCCGCGATTCTCTCGTTCATGTCGCTGCTCGTCGCGGCCACCTTCTACTACTGCTTCACGAGGGCGGAGCCGTACGCCAACACCGAGGCGGAATCGCCGAATCTGGCGATGGACTACGTCCTCTACCTGGGGTGCCTGGTGTTGTCGGCGGAGATCGGCTACATCGAGTACCGCTTCCACATTTTCGACAACTGGCATCACCATCTGTTGATCGCGAGCGTGGTGTTCGGCGGCCTCGCGTATCGCTTCGACAATCGCTTCGTCCTGTCGTTGGCGCTGTCGTCACTGGCCGGATGGCTGGGCCTGCGCATATCGGGCCTCACCTTGGTGTCGGCGGATCCGCTGCGCGCCACCGCATTGTTGTATGCCGCATTCGTGGCCGGCATCGGCACCTGGCTGCACCGGCAGCAGATCAAGGCGCACTTTCTCGAGGTCTACCTGCACCTGGCCACCAACGTCGTGCTGGCGGCGCTGGCGTCCGGCATCGGCGAGCCGGCCATGGGCCTGGCCTACCTGGCGGGCCTCCTGTCCTTGTGTGGCGCCGCCATCGTCCTCGGTGTTCGCTACCGGCGCTTTGCCTTCGTGCTCTACGGGACGCTGTATGGATACGGCGGCATCAGCTTCAAGGTGCTCGAGAGCATCGGCGGGGTGACGGCGCACTTCCTCTACCTGTTCGTAACCGGTTCCCTGGTCCTGATCGCGCTGGTCGTGCTGGCGCGGCGGTTTGGCCGCGACGAATGA
- a CDS encoding GAF domain-containing protein produces MVRVGRWAVVLVAFAVALGAMGYAYYRNESGRIHRERYEAIAAIGTLKAEHLQQWRQTRLDHAEALVRAPSVAGDLAARQGRPDADMSRARAVMATGTETYGYAAAYVLSPDGQALLAAGGQGAGPGNSPTVGAALAGTGSVMGAFFRGEDGRVYVDTAAAVRDNLGRPLGVVVLRTDAQQALFPMLQTWPTPSPTAETVLVRRDGDEVVFLNELRHRPGSALSAREPITRTEMPAVKAVLGGVGPSEGIDYRGVAVLADLRPVPDSDWFLIAKLDADEVWAEARYRAGVAVALVTLMVLACAAGLASFYRSRQAGQFRGLYESLRENDQLLREAEAVGQLGSFKFDIPADSWRSSENLDRVLGIGPEHPRTVAGWLQVVHPADRDEMGAYLKGLLAARGHFDREYRIIQARGHAERWVHGRARVDYAPDGTPLRMVGSIQDITAERAAEHARLAEDQRYQRQRNALIQLATSAPPKDDESLTRAIQQLTEVAARTLDVERVSIWRFTGPKTGIRCLDLYEREANRHSSGSELSTADNPPYFQALTEADVLAADDAHRDPRTAEFSPGYLTPLGITSMMDAVIRLGGGVFGVICCEHTGGVRRWTYDEQTFAVAVANLVAMSLTGLEGGPKAIREVPTRS; encoded by the coding sequence ATGGTTCGTGTGGGGCGATGGGCGGTGGTGCTCGTGGCGTTTGCCGTGGCGTTGGGCGCCATGGGCTACGCGTACTACCGCAACGAATCCGGCCGGATTCACCGGGAGCGGTATGAGGCTATCGCGGCCATCGGCACCCTCAAAGCCGAGCACCTTCAGCAGTGGCGGCAGACTCGCCTCGACCACGCGGAGGCCCTGGTCCGCGCGCCCTCGGTGGCCGGCGACCTGGCGGCTCGTCAGGGGCGGCCCGATGCCGACATGAGCAGGGCTCGCGCCGTGATGGCAACGGGTACCGAGACTTACGGATACGCCGCCGCCTATGTGCTGTCACCGGACGGGCAGGCGCTGCTGGCGGCCGGCGGCCAGGGGGCCGGCCCCGGCAACTCTCCCACCGTGGGCGCCGCCCTCGCGGGCACCGGCTCGGTCATGGGGGCGTTCTTCCGAGGCGAGGACGGGCGCGTGTACGTGGACACCGCGGCCGCGGTCCGCGATAACCTCGGTCGCCCGCTCGGCGTCGTCGTGCTGCGAACCGACGCGCAACAGGCGCTGTTTCCCATGCTGCAAACCTGGCCCACGCCCAGCCCGACCGCCGAAACCGTGCTGGTGCGGCGGGACGGAGACGAGGTCGTGTTTCTCAACGAGCTGCGCCACCGCCCCGGCAGCGCGCTGAGCGCTCGAGAACCCATCACCCGCACGGAAATGCCGGCGGTGAAAGCCGTGCTCGGGGGCGTCGGGCCGTCTGAAGGCATCGATTATCGGGGCGTGGCCGTGCTGGCCGACCTTCGCCCGGTGCCCGATTCTGACTGGTTTCTCATCGCCAAGCTCGACGCCGACGAGGTGTGGGCCGAGGCCCGCTACCGGGCCGGTGTCGCCGTGGCCCTGGTCACGTTGATGGTCCTGGCGTGCGCCGCCGGGCTCGCTTCGTTCTACCGGAGCCGGCAGGCCGGCCAGTTTCGCGGCTTGTATGAGTCGCTGCGTGAGAACGACCAGCTGCTGCGCGAGGCCGAGGCGGTGGGGCAACTGGGCAGCTTCAAGTTCGACATCCCGGCCGACTCGTGGAGGAGCTCGGAGAACCTCGATCGCGTGCTGGGCATCGGCCCCGAGCATCCGCGGACGGTCGCCGGATGGCTGCAGGTGGTGCATCCCGCCGACCGTGACGAGATGGGGGCGTACCTGAAAGGGCTCCTGGCCGCTCGTGGACACTTCGATCGCGAGTACCGCATCATCCAAGCCCGCGGTCATGCGGAGCGATGGGTGCATGGGCGGGCCCGCGTTGACTACGCCCCCGACGGCACGCCGTTGCGCATGGTGGGCAGCATCCAGGACATCACCGCCGAACGGGCGGCCGAGCACGCGCGCCTGGCCGAGGACCAACGCTATCAACGCCAGCGCAACGCGCTGATCCAACTGGCCACCAGCGCGCCGCCCAAGGACGATGAATCCCTGACCCGGGCAATCCAGCAACTGACTGAGGTCGCGGCCCGCACACTGGACGTGGAGCGCGTGAGCATCTGGCGTTTCACGGGGCCGAAGACGGGGATTCGCTGTCTCGACTTGTACGAGCGCGAGGCCAATCGCCATTCGTCCGGTAGCGAACTCTCAACGGCGGACAACCCGCCGTACTTCCAGGCGCTCACCGAGGCGGACGTGTTGGCGGCCGACGATGCGCACCGCGACCCGCGCACGGCGGAGTTCTCGCCGGGCTACCTGACGCCGCTGGGCATTACCTCGATGATGGACGCCGTCATCCGGCTGGGAGGCGGGGTGTTCGGCGTCATCTGCTGCGAGCACACCGGCGGTGTGCGACGGTGGACCTACGACGAGCAGACGTTTGCCGTGGCGGTGGCCAATCTCGTGGCGATGTCCCTGACGGGACTGGAGGGCGGCCCCAAGGCGATTCGCGAAGTGCCTACTCGATCCTGA
- a CDS encoding PadR family transcriptional regulator: protein MSEILPKFSTTERLIVELLAHQGELFGLQMVEQSGGQLKRGTVYVTLGRMHEKGYLESRQEAMPEGAIGLPRRLYRPTGLAMRVLAAWQAAESSFAANAEPQGI, encoded by the coding sequence GTGAGCGAGATACTGCCAAAGTTTTCGACCACCGAACGCCTGATTGTCGAACTGCTGGCCCACCAAGGCGAGTTGTTCGGCCTGCAAATGGTTGAGCAATCCGGCGGCCAGCTGAAGCGCGGCACGGTCTATGTGACGCTCGGCCGGATGCACGAAAAGGGCTACCTCGAGTCGCGCCAGGAGGCCATGCCCGAAGGCGCCATCGGCCTGCCCCGACGGCTCTATCGCCCCACCGGGTTGGCCATGCGCGTGCTGGCCGCCTGGCAGGCGGCCGAGTCGTCTTTCGCGGCCAACGCAGAGCCGCAGGGAATCTGA
- the aceE gene encoding pyruvate dehydrogenase (acetyl-transferring), homodimeric type yields MRNTAPTDAAQLEALETREWLDSLDDVMKHGGPARVGSLLRELGIHAQKSGVRLPFTANTPYINTINADEQVPYPGSREIERRIKSLVRWNAMAMVVRANRVEDGIGGHISTFASSATLYEVAYNHFFRGRDNGNEGDVVFFQGHGSPGIYARAFLEGRLSNEQLVNFRREFATGGGLSSYPHPWLMPDFWEFPTVSMGLGPIMAIYQARFTRYLEDRGLKPKTDAKVWAFLGDGETDEPESLGAITLASREKLDNLIFVINCNLQRLDGPVRGNGQIIQELEAIFRGAGWNVVKCIWGSEWDALLEKDTDNLLVKRMGEIVDGEYQKYAVESGGYVRKHFWGADPRLLEMVKHLSDEQLKKLTLGGHDPEKVFNAFKRATETKGMPTLVLARTIKGYGVGESGEGKNVTHQQKKLNDEEIKAFRTRFGIPISDDDVKDAPFYRPAPDSVEMKYIQERRAALHGSVPKRVVRTAPMQTELGDAFDEFHQGTGDRTASTTMVFVKMLSKLLKDEHIGKFVVPIVPDEARTFGMEALFRQVGIYAHSGQLYEPVDRDTLLYYKEAADGQILEEGINEAGAMSSFIAAGTSYATHGINMIPFFIFYSMFGFQRVGDLIWAGADMRMKGFVVGGTAGRTTLNGEGLQHEDGQSHVLALPVPTCQSYDPAFAYELAVIIEDGIKRMYHDQEDVFYYLTVMNEQYQHPVMPEGVQEGILKGMYVCKPTSKPKAKLRAQLFGSGTILLQALEAQKILEEKYNVGADVWSVTSYVNLYRDGHACDRWNRLHPTEAPRVPYVTRVTKDAPGVFVAASDYLKTLPDAIDRWLPRPLQALGTDGFGRSDSRAALRNFFEVDARFIVLATLHSLMEDKQIEPKVVAQAIKDLGIDAEKSNPAVS; encoded by the coding sequence ATGAGAAATACCGCTCCTACCGATGCCGCCCAGCTCGAAGCCCTCGAAACCCGGGAGTGGCTTGATTCGCTGGACGACGTAATGAAGCACGGCGGCCCGGCCCGCGTCGGCAGCCTGCTTCGCGAGCTTGGCATTCATGCCCAGAAGTCGGGTGTCCGCCTCCCTTTCACGGCCAACACGCCGTACATCAACACCATCAACGCCGACGAGCAGGTCCCGTACCCGGGCAGCCGCGAGATCGAGCGCCGCATCAAGAGCCTCGTTCGCTGGAACGCCATGGCCATGGTGGTGCGCGCCAATCGCGTCGAAGACGGCATTGGCGGTCACATCTCGACCTTCGCCTCGTCCGCGACACTCTACGAGGTGGCCTATAACCACTTCTTCCGCGGTCGCGACAATGGCAACGAAGGCGACGTGGTGTTCTTCCAGGGCCACGGCTCGCCGGGTATTTACGCCCGCGCCTTCCTCGAGGGCCGGCTCTCGAACGAGCAGCTGGTGAACTTCCGCCGCGAGTTTGCCACGGGCGGCGGCCTGTCGTCGTATCCGCACCCGTGGCTGATGCCCGACTTCTGGGAGTTCCCGACGGTGTCGATGGGCCTCGGCCCGATCATGGCCATCTACCAGGCCCGCTTCACCCGCTACCTGGAAGACCGCGGCCTCAAGCCGAAGACCGACGCCAAGGTGTGGGCGTTCCTCGGCGACGGCGAAACCGATGAACCCGAGTCGCTCGGCGCCATCACGCTCGCGTCGCGCGAGAAACTCGACAACCTGATCTTCGTGATCAACTGCAACCTGCAGCGGCTCGACGGCCCGGTGCGCGGCAACGGCCAGATCATCCAGGAACTCGAGGCCATTTTCCGTGGCGCTGGCTGGAACGTCGTCAAGTGCATCTGGGGCTCGGAATGGGACGCCCTGCTCGAGAAAGACACCGACAACCTGCTCGTCAAGCGCATGGGCGAGATCGTCGATGGCGAGTATCAGAAGTACGCCGTCGAATCAGGCGGCTACGTCCGCAAGCATTTCTGGGGCGCCGACCCGCGGCTGCTCGAGATGGTCAAGCACCTCTCGGATGAGCAGCTCAAGAAGCTCACGCTCGGCGGCCACGACCCGGAGAAGGTGTTCAACGCGTTCAAGCGCGCCACCGAAACCAAGGGCATGCCGACGCTGGTGCTCGCCCGCACCATCAAGGGCTACGGCGTCGGCGAGTCCGGCGAAGGCAAGAACGTCACCCACCAGCAGAAGAAGCTCAACGACGAGGAAATCAAGGCGTTCCGCACTCGCTTCGGCATCCCGATTTCGGATGACGACGTCAAGGACGCGCCGTTCTACCGTCCGGCGCCCGACAGCGTCGAGATGAAGTACATCCAGGAGCGCCGCGCGGCGCTGCACGGTTCGGTGCCGAAGCGGGTGGTCCGCACCGCACCGATGCAGACCGAGTTAGGCGATGCCTTCGACGAGTTCCACCAGGGCACCGGCGATCGCACGGCCTCGACGACCATGGTGTTCGTGAAGATGCTGTCGAAGCTCCTCAAGGACGAGCACATCGGCAAGTTCGTGGTGCCGATTGTCCCGGACGAGGCGCGCACGTTCGGCATGGAAGCGCTGTTCCGCCAGGTCGGCATCTACGCGCACAGCGGCCAGCTCTACGAGCCGGTGGACCGCGACACGCTGCTGTATTACAAGGAAGCCGCCGACGGCCAGATCCTCGAAGAGGGCATCAACGAGGCCGGCGCGATGTCGTCGTTCATCGCCGCGGGCACCTCCTACGCGACGCACGGGATCAACATGATCCCGTTCTTCATCTTCTATTCGATGTTCGGCTTCCAGCGCGTCGGCGACCTGATCTGGGCCGGCGCCGACATGCGGATGAAGGGCTTCGTGGTGGGCGGCACCGCCGGCCGCACCACGCTCAACGGCGAAGGCCTGCAGCACGAAGACGGCCAGAGCCACGTGCTGGCGCTGCCGGTGCCGACCTGCCAGTCGTACGATCCCGCCTTCGCCTACGAGCTGGCGGTGATCATCGAAGACGGCATCAAGCGCATGTATCACGATCAGGAAGACGTGTTCTATTACCTGACCGTGATGAACGAGCAGTACCAGCACCCGGTGATGCCGGAAGGCGTGCAGGAAGGCATCCTCAAGGGGATGTACGTCTGCAAGCCGACCAGCAAGCCGAAGGCCAAGCTGCGCGCGCAGTTGTTCGGCAGCGGCACCATCCTGCTGCAGGCACTCGAGGCGCAGAAGATTCTCGAGGAGAAGTACAACGTCGGCGCCGACGTGTGGAGCGTCACCAGCTACGTGAACCTCTATCGCGACGGTCACGCCTGCGACCGCTGGAACCGCCTGCACCCGACCGAGGCGCCGCGCGTGCCGTACGTCACCCGGGTCACCAAGGACGCGCCCGGCGTGTTCGTGGCCGCCTCCGATTACCTCAAGACGCTGCCGGACGCGATCGACCGCTGGCTGCCGCGGCCGCTGCAGGCGCTCGGCACCGACGGCTTCGGCCGCAGCGACTCCCGCGCCGCGCTCCGCAACTTCTTCGAAGTGGACGCACGCTTCATCGTGCTGGCGACCCTGCACTCGTTGATGGAAGACAAGCAGATCGAGCCGAAGGTCGTGGCTCAGGCGATCAAGGACCTCGGCATCGACGCCGAGAAGTCGAACCCGGCGGTGAGCTAA
- the lpdA gene encoding dihydrolipoyl dehydrogenase, whose translation MAHHVAVIGAGPGGYAAAFYAADLGLRVTLIDNEKNPGGVCLYRGCIPSKALLHVAKVLDEAKHATDWGIDFGAPKIDVNKLRDYKNRVVEKLTSGTGQVSKFRKVNYVQGWASIVDAKTIQVKKADGGEETITVDYMIVATGSTPTKIPSLSIDSPRVLDSTTALDLPEIPKTMLVVGGGYIGLELGSVYAALGTRVSVVEMTPGLLPGADRDLVKFLSQRIEKIYDKVMVSTKVTSMKASKDAVTVSFEGEGAPKEATYDYVLVSIGRRPNATIAGLNKTKVKVDAKGFIETDGQRRTAEPTIFAIGDVAGEPMLAHKASHEARVAVEAIEGHKAVFEPAAIPAVVFTDPEIAWAGLTEADAEKQGIKVDVAKFPWPASGRAIAIDRTDGMTKLLIEPETERILGVGIVGSGAGELIAEGVLAIEMGATASDVKLTIHPHPTLSETVMEAAEMFFGQATHVYKPKRKV comes from the coding sequence GTGGCGCATCACGTTGCAGTAATCGGCGCCGGGCCGGGAGGCTACGCCGCAGCGTTTTACGCCGCGGACCTGGGTCTGCGAGTCACCCTCATCGACAACGAGAAGAACCCGGGCGGCGTGTGCCTGTACCGCGGCTGCATTCCGTCCAAGGCGCTGCTGCACGTCGCCAAGGTGCTGGACGAGGCGAAGCACGCCACGGACTGGGGCATCGACTTCGGCGCGCCGAAGATTGACGTCAACAAGCTCCGCGACTACAAGAACCGCGTCGTCGAGAAGCTGACCAGCGGCACCGGCCAGGTGTCGAAGTTTCGCAAGGTGAACTACGTCCAGGGCTGGGCGTCGATTGTCGATGCCAAGACCATCCAGGTGAAGAAGGCGGATGGCGGGGAAGAGACCATCACCGTTGACTACATGATCGTGGCGACCGGCTCGACGCCGACGAAGATCCCGTCGCTGTCGATCGACTCGCCGCGCGTGCTGGATTCGACCACCGCGCTGGACCTGCCGGAAATCCCGAAGACCATGCTCGTCGTCGGCGGCGGCTACATCGGGTTGGAGCTGGGCTCGGTCTACGCGGCGCTCGGCACCAGGGTGTCGGTGGTCGAGATGACGCCCGGGCTGCTGCCCGGCGCCGACCGCGACCTGGTGAAGTTCCTGTCGCAGCGCATCGAGAAGATCTACGACAAGGTGATGGTCTCGACCAAGGTGACGTCGATGAAGGCGTCGAAGGACGCGGTCACGGTCTCGTTCGAAGGCGAGGGCGCGCCGAAGGAAGCCACCTACGATTACGTGCTGGTGTCGATTGGCCGGCGTCCGAATGCCACTATCGCGGGCCTGAACAAGACCAAGGTCAAGGTTGACGCCAAGGGCTTCATCGAGACCGACGGCCAGCGCCGCACCGCCGAGCCGACCATCTTCGCCATCGGCGACGTGGCGGGCGAGCCGATGCTCGCGCACAAGGCGTCGCACGAGGCGCGCGTCGCCGTGGAGGCCATCGAGGGCCACAAGGCGGTGTTCGAACCCGCGGCGATTCCCGCGGTCGTCTTCACTGATCCGGAAATCGCGTGGGCGGGCCTCACGGAAGCCGATGCCGAGAAGCAGGGCATCAAGGTGGACGTGGCCAAGTTCCCGTGGCCGGCCTCAGGCCGCGCGATTGCCATCGATCGCACCGACGGCATGACCAAGCTCCTGATCGAGCCGGAGACCGAGCGCATTCTCGGCGTCGGCATCGTCGGATCGGGCGCGGGCGAGTTGATCGCCGAGGGCGTGCTGGCGATCGAGATGGGCGCCACCGCGTCAGACGTGAAGCTCACCATCCACCCGCATCCGACGCTGTCGGAGACGGTGATGGAGGCGGCCGAGATGTTCTTCGGCCAGGCGACGCACGTTTATAAACCTAAACGGAAAGTTTAG
- a CDS encoding MFS transporter yields the protein MTDPVGAPASRVRTRVLGFAFSLTAITYLDRICISAAAPFMMKDLGLSVLEMSAVFSAFTLSYSLFEVPSGWLGDVIGPRRVLMRIVIWWSAFTMATGVVQGFRSLLAVRFLFGAGEAGAFPNLARSLSRWFPLRERGRANGVMLLGSRFGGMLSAPIALFCITQWGWRITFVLFGSIGIAWAAAWFAWYRDRPEDHPAISAAEVAWIQQDGGAPTRHATPWAAMFASRNLYAICLMYFAFGYGLYFYFTWLPTYLITVLGFSTLAGGAFAALPFLLAGIADVAGGWLTDHLSRTRGLRVGRCYLGCASFLMCAVLLFGSTLIGSPVAKAVLLAFALASADFALSAAWAVPLDIAPEHAGVVTGWMNTLGNLGGLLGPLVVGVVVEEWQSWVIPFYIAAAIYALGALAWLAIDPTTPIEGPAL from the coding sequence TTGACCGATCCGGTTGGGGCGCCCGCATCGCGTGTGCGCACGCGCGTGCTGGGCTTCGCGTTCTCGCTCACCGCCATCACCTATCTCGATCGCATCTGCATCTCGGCCGCGGCGCCCTTCATGATGAAGGACCTCGGGTTGAGCGTGCTCGAGATGAGCGCCGTCTTCAGCGCGTTCACCCTGTCGTATTCGCTCTTCGAGGTGCCATCCGGCTGGCTGGGCGATGTCATCGGCCCGCGCCGCGTGCTCATGCGCATCGTGATCTGGTGGTCGGCGTTCACGATGGCGACCGGTGTCGTGCAGGGGTTCCGGTCGCTGCTGGCCGTGCGGTTCCTGTTCGGCGCCGGCGAAGCGGGCGCGTTCCCCAACCTGGCGCGGAGCCTGTCGCGGTGGTTCCCGCTGCGCGAGCGCGGCCGCGCCAACGGCGTCATGCTGCTCGGCTCGCGCTTTGGCGGCATGCTGTCGGCACCGATCGCGCTGTTCTGCATCACGCAGTGGGGCTGGCGCATCACCTTCGTCCTGTTCGGCAGCATCGGGATTGCCTGGGCCGCGGCGTGGTTTGCCTGGTATCGCGATCGGCCGGAAGACCATCCCGCGATTTCCGCCGCCGAAGTGGCGTGGATTCAGCAGGACGGCGGCGCGCCGACGCGGCACGCCACGCCGTGGGCCGCGATGTTCGCGAGCCGGAACCTCTACGCCATCTGCCTGATGTACTTCGCGTTCGGCTACGGGCTGTATTTCTACTTCACCTGGCTGCCCACCTATTTGATCACCGTGCTCGGGTTCTCGACGCTGGCCGGCGGCGCGTTTGCCGCATTACCGTTCCTGCTGGCGGGCATCGCCGACGTGGCGGGCGGCTGGCTGACCGACCACCTGTCGCGGACCCGCGGCCTCCGTGTCGGCCGCTGTTATCTCGGCTGCGCCTCGTTCTTGATGTGCGCGGTCCTGCTGTTCGGGTCCACCCTGATCGGCTCGCCGGTCGCCAAGGCCGTGTTGCTGGCGTTCGCGCTGGCCTCCGCGGATTTCGCGCTGAGCGCGGCCTGGGCCGTGCCGCTCGACATCGCCCCCGAACACGCCGGCGTCGTCACCGGCTGGATGAACACGCTCGGCAACCTCGGCGGCCTCCTCGGCCCCCTCGTCGTGGGTGTCGTCGTGGAGGAGTGGCAGTCGTGGGTCATCCCGTTCTACATTGCCGCCGCGATCTACGCGCTGGGCGCGCTGGCCTGGCTCGCCATCGATCCGACGACGCCGATCGAAGGACCGGCGCTATAG
- a CDS encoding 2-oxo acid dehydrogenase subunit E2 — protein sequence MADFILPNLGDGVAQGDVLKVLVKVGDTIKVDQPVVELETDKATIEVPSDVAGTVKEIRAKAGDKLKPGQVVLIMENGASAGASSAAPAAPVAPEVPAAPVAADRPKVVDIAAGRPAPAPVAAPAPAAASVLTSAPAAPSVRRLAREIGVDVSQVTGTGPGGRITQDDVKEFAKRVMNSFGSGGQAAAAARPAGSGPALPDFSKWGEVERKAMSGIRRKTAEHLSHAWNTIPHVTQFDKADITGLEQMRKKYRGEAEKAGGNLTVTAVAAKVIATALKAFPQFNASVDAAGEAIVYKKYINVGIAVDTENGLLVPVIRNADQKNLIELSVEINQLADKAKARKLTLDDMSGGSMSISNLGGIGGTSFTPIINWPEVAILGISRGVLEPVWNGTTFEPRQMLPLSLSYDHRLIDGADAIRFLRWVAEALENPFTLALRG from the coding sequence GTGGCCGATTTTATTCTCCCGAATCTCGGTGACGGCGTCGCCCAGGGCGACGTCCTCAAGGTGCTGGTCAAGGTCGGCGACACCATCAAAGTCGATCAGCCGGTGGTCGAACTCGAAACCGACAAGGCGACCATCGAAGTGCCATCCGACGTGGCCGGCACGGTGAAGGAAATTCGCGCCAAGGCCGGCGACAAGCTGAAACCGGGCCAGGTCGTTCTCATCATGGAGAACGGGGCCTCGGCAGGTGCATCGAGTGCGGCACCTGCTGCACCTGTTGCACCCGAAGTCCCGGCTGCACCCGTGGCCGCGGACCGGCCGAAGGTGGTTGATATCGCCGCGGGCCGTCCGGCCCCCGCGCCGGTTGCGGCGCCGGCACCGGCGGCCGCATCAGTGCTGACGTCGGCACCGGCCGCGCCATCGGTCCGGCGTCTCGCGCGCGAGATCGGCGTCGACGTGAGCCAGGTCACGGGCACCGGTCCTGGTGGACGTATTACCCAGGACGACGTCAAGGAATTCGCGAAGCGGGTGATGAACAGCTTCGGTAGCGGCGGCCAGGCGGCCGCGGCGGCCCGTCCCGCGGGTTCCGGTCCGGCGCTGCCGGACTTCTCCAAGTGGGGCGAGGTCGAGCGCAAGGCCATGTCGGGCATTCGCCGCAAGACGGCGGAGCACCTGAGCCACGCGTGGAACACCATCCCGCACGTCACCCAGTTCGACAAGGCCGACATCACCGGCCTCGAGCAGATGCGCAAGAAGTACCGTGGCGAGGCCGAGAAGGCCGGCGGCAACCTCACGGTCACCGCCGTCGCCGCCAAGGTGATTGCCACCGCCCTCAAGGCGTTCCCGCAGTTCAACGCGTCGGTGGACGCGGCGGGTGAGGCGATTGTCTACAAGAAGTACATCAACGTCGGCATTGCCGTGGACACCGAGAACGGCCTGCTGGTGCCGGTGATCCGCAACGCCGATCAGAAGAACCTGATCGAGTTGTCGGTGGAGATCAACCAGCTCGCCGACAAGGCGAAGGCGCGCAAGCTGACGCTCGACGACATGTCGGGCGGCTCGATGTCGATCTCGAACCTGGGCGGCATTGGCGGCACGTCGTTCACGCCGATCATCAACTGGCCCGAGGTCGCGATTCTCGGCATCTCGCGCGGCGTGCTCGAGCCGGTGTGGAACGGCACGACGTTCGAGCCCCGGCAGATGCTGCCGCTCTCGCTCAGCTACGATCACCGCTTGATCGATGGCGCGGACGCCATTCGCTTCCTGCGCTGGGTCGCCGAAGCGCTCGAGAATCCCTTCACGCTGGCTCTCAGGGGTTGA